A single region of the Fodinicurvata sp. EGI_FJ10296 genome encodes:
- a CDS encoding TRAP transporter fused permease subunit, translating into MDEPKKNGSGAASPSEVDLMDFESPMRDLSPFATTLLFLAAVGYALFHIFVLNFYHMDEWVFRTLHVNLGAAIGFLIYVGWKGQRKDRVHPLDFVLVIGILAAAGYIMYEHETLIMRTGVITTPLDFTFGAIGTVLTIEFARRTSGVVLPILALLFVAYVFVGPWMPGILHHQGFRTADFFSFVYSQEGIFGITTAASSRYIILFVAFAVFLQISGAGSYFMDLAFGAFGWARGGPGKVSVVSGILFGTVSGSSVANVVASGTFTIPMMRRVGYQRETAGAIEATSSTGGQLTPPIMGAGAFIMAEITGIPYTDIIVAAVLPCLLFYIAVYAHVDIDAIKSNIHGLPRSELPKLGRLVRDVFLLLPLLVLLYLLISGYSIIASGTWGLACAVVVMLRTHLEVDSRFLAIPLAAFLLLPQFGLPVNYTGTIAITLGFVTILAAGFAKSGMSGLGYGARETAKSCYKALGQTTHSSLQIVAVCACAGIIVGVLGLTGLGGRFSTLILAIAGESHFVALLFAMLISIVLGMGMPTTAAYAIAASVVAPGLQQLGVPALSAHMFVFYYAVISAITPPVAIAAFAASALSGGRPWPTSLKAVRFGIAAFIVPFLFYYYPEILLDGDFWSIVRIFVTAALGILILAYASEGWLFGLIGWPLRTLLAVIALLMILGGQYTDIIGFGLAGLVVAWRFVARRTAQGHVEAPDPQ; encoded by the coding sequence ATGGACGAACCCAAAAAGAATGGGAGTGGCGCCGCGTCGCCATCGGAAGTCGATCTGATGGATTTCGAATCCCCGATGCGGGATTTGTCTCCGTTTGCCACCACTCTTCTCTTTCTCGCCGCCGTAGGCTACGCCCTGTTTCATATTTTCGTCCTGAATTTCTACCACATGGACGAATGGGTGTTCCGGACGCTCCACGTCAATCTGGGGGCGGCGATCGGCTTTCTGATCTATGTCGGCTGGAAAGGCCAGCGCAAGGATCGGGTTCACCCGCTGGATTTCGTGCTCGTAATCGGCATTCTGGCCGCCGCCGGCTACATCATGTACGAGCATGAAACGCTGATCATGCGCACCGGCGTCATCACGACGCCGCTCGACTTTACCTTCGGCGCCATCGGCACCGTGCTGACGATCGAATTCGCCAGGCGGACGTCTGGCGTCGTGCTGCCGATCCTGGCGCTGCTGTTCGTGGCATATGTTTTCGTCGGACCATGGATGCCGGGAATCCTTCACCACCAGGGATTCAGGACCGCCGACTTCTTCTCGTTCGTCTACAGCCAGGAAGGCATCTTCGGCATCACGACGGCCGCCTCGTCGCGGTACATCATTCTGTTCGTGGCTTTCGCCGTCTTTCTGCAGATCAGCGGGGCGGGATCGTATTTCATGGATCTCGCGTTCGGCGCGTTCGGCTGGGCGCGCGGTGGACCGGGCAAGGTTTCCGTTGTCTCGGGCATTCTTTTCGGCACGGTCAGCGGCAGTTCCGTCGCCAATGTCGTTGCGTCAGGCACCTTCACCATTCCGATGATGCGCCGCGTCGGCTATCAGCGCGAAACCGCAGGGGCGATCGAAGCGACATCCTCAACCGGCGGACAGCTGACACCGCCGATCATGGGCGCCGGCGCCTTCATCATGGCGGAAATTACCGGCATACCCTATACCGACATCATCGTCGCGGCTGTCCTGCCCTGCCTGCTCTTCTATATCGCGGTCTATGCGCATGTCGATATCGACGCGATCAAGAGCAACATTCACGGCCTGCCCCGTTCGGAATTACCGAAACTTGGCCGGCTAGTCCGCGACGTCTTTCTTCTGCTGCCGCTGCTCGTCCTGCTCTATCTGCTGATCTCCGGCTATTCGATCATCGCGTCGGGCACCTGGGGGCTTGCCTGTGCCGTCGTCGTCATGCTGCGCACCCATCTGGAAGTCGACTCCCGGTTCCTGGCCATTCCCCTTGCCGCCTTCCTGCTGCTTCCGCAGTTCGGTTTGCCGGTGAACTATACAGGCACGATCGCAATCACCCTCGGCTTCGTAACGATCCTGGCGGCCGGTTTCGCCAAAAGCGGCATGTCGGGTCTGGGATACGGCGCCCGGGAAACCGCAAAGAGCTGCTACAAGGCACTTGGCCAGACGACGCACTCAAGCCTGCAGATCGTCGCGGTCTGCGCCTGCGCCGGCATCATCGTCGGTGTGCTTGGGCTGACCGGCCTGGGCGGCCGCTTCTCGACCCTGATCCTCGCCATTGCCGGAGAAAGCCACTTCGTCGCGCTGCTCTTTGCCATGCTCATTTCCATCGTCCTGGGAATGGGAATGCCGACGACGGCCGCCTACGCCATCGCCGCATCGGTCGTGGCGCCGGGTCTGCAGCAACTGGGCGTCCCAGCCCTTTCGGCGCATATGTTCGTCTTCTATTACGCCGTTATTTCCGCCATCACGCCGCCGGTCGCCATTGCCGCCTTCGCAGCATCGGCGCTGTCGGGCGGGCGACCATGGCCAACCTCGCTCAAGGCCGTGCGTTTCGGCATTGCGGCGTTCATCGTGCCGTTCTTGTTCTACTACTATCCGGAGATACTGCTCGACGGCGATTTCTGGAGCATCGTCAGGATATTCGTCACGGCCGCGCTGGGCATCCTCATCCTCGCCTATGCCAGCGAAGGTTGGCTGTTCGGGCTGATCGGATGGCCGCTGCGCACATTGCTGGCCGTGATCGCCCTTCTGATGATCCTTGGCGGCCAATATACCGACATCATCGGGTTCGGACTTGCCGGCCTGGTGGTCGCGTGGCGCTTCGTCGCAAGACGGACGGCGCAGGGACACGTCGAAGCGCCGGATCCGCAATAA
- a CDS encoding TAXI family TRAP transporter solute-binding subunit yields MRTLIYTVSAAALMAAGATTASAQDNWPESMTVATASPGGVYAVYGQGIATIVSDAVGIPTSTQQTQGPGQNVVLVNNGQAQIGMTTMGPAWQGWNGELDMAPGTEFREMRALFPMYRTPFQMITLADTGIQGLEDLEGLTVGMAPRAGTGGTYWPIWLEQMGISVDAQFGPASDQGGQLGDRRLDAIIMAGGVPHPMMSEVEASHEVNIFGMTQEQIDMILEANPYVEPFDIPQEMYTSVDEDVPSVAMWNIAIANQDMPDDLAYAIVEAIFENHDRLVQTHASAVETLLEHVGKNETIPYHPGAIQYFEDQGIEVPEISE; encoded by the coding sequence ATGAGAACATTAATTTATACCGTATCAGCAGCCGCCTTGATGGCAGCCGGCGCAACGACCGCCTCGGCCCAGGACAACTGGCCGGAATCAATGACGGTCGCCACGGCATCGCCCGGCGGCGTCTATGCGGTCTACGGTCAGGGCATCGCCACGATCGTCAGCGATGCCGTCGGCATCCCGACATCGACGCAGCAAACCCAGGGACCGGGCCAGAACGTCGTGCTGGTCAACAATGGTCAGGCACAGATCGGCATGACGACCATGGGTCCGGCCTGGCAGGGCTGGAACGGCGAACTTGACATGGCGCCGGGAACCGAATTCCGCGAAATGCGGGCGCTTTTCCCGATGTACCGCACGCCGTTCCAGATGATCACGCTCGCCGACACCGGCATTCAGGGGCTTGAGGATCTGGAAGGCCTGACCGTCGGCATGGCGCCGCGCGCCGGTACGGGCGGAACCTATTGGCCGATCTGGCTGGAACAGATGGGCATCAGTGTCGACGCCCAGTTCGGCCCGGCCAGTGACCAGGGTGGCCAGCTCGGCGACCGCCGGCTCGATGCCATCATCATGGCCGGCGGTGTGCCGCACCCGATGATGTCGGAAGTCGAAGCCAGCCACGAGGTCAACATCTTCGGCATGACCCAAGAGCAGATCGACATGATCCTCGAGGCCAACCCGTATGTCGAGCCGTTCGACATCCCTCAGGAGATGTATACCTCGGTCGACGAAGACGTGCCGTCGGTGGCGATGTGGAACATTGCGATCGCCAATCAGGATATGCCGGACGATCTGGCATATGCGATTGTCGAAGCGATCTTCGAGAACCACGACCGTCTCGTCCAGACCCACGCGTCAGCCGTCGAAACGCTGCTTGAGCACGTCGGCAAGAACGAGACCATCCCCTATCACCCCGGCGCGATCCAGTATTTCGAAGATCAGGGCATCGAAGTGCCGGAGATCTCCGAATAA
- a CDS encoding amidohydrolase family protein, whose translation MTTRKVQGILRNGTVVDPVNGINRTADLVFDDGRIVERDPSESISATHDIDAAGLLVVPGIIDIHVHASPWLGGRHAHRMLASAGITTALEMAGPIDGMVDFAGKFGAGLNMACINYVRPGHTVRDTDPGEDELRDLLASSLDSGAIGLKLLGGHFPLTPDASAATIKVAAEAGAYVAFHAGTLESGSHIDGMLEACALAAGNPLHLPHINSYTRGQKRDAMAEGELALTTLLQHPNIWSESYLSPINATSAKCSNGAPESLTTRTWLEKGGYAPDEAGLETALRNGWAQLNLETDDAVVLATGDDAVAAWRAADTKLGVSFAVNPSEPRLRLATARDPDRGFVVDALATDGGGIPRNVIIDMGLSLVRLEAISIDDFVIKSSATPARILGLPDKGHLGAGADADITIIDFDRQRPVSSFVGGEPVLLDGKIVGKGTRLITTPRGRKVVSERGIEGPIVPLGTMLPKRRTATA comes from the coding sequence ATGACGACACGCAAGGTCCAGGGAATCCTTCGTAACGGCACCGTGGTCGATCCCGTCAACGGCATCAATCGCACCGCCGATCTGGTTTTCGACGACGGCCGGATTGTCGAGCGCGATCCGTCAGAATCGATCAGCGCCACGCACGACATCGACGCGGCCGGACTGCTGGTGGTGCCGGGCATCATCGATATTCACGTTCACGCCTCGCCATGGCTGGGCGGCCGCCACGCCCACCGGATGCTGGCATCGGCCGGTATAACGACGGCATTGGAAATGGCCGGTCCGATCGACGGCATGGTCGATTTCGCCGGCAAATTCGGCGCCGGTTTGAACATGGCGTGCATCAATTATGTTCGCCCGGGCCATACCGTGCGCGACACCGACCCCGGCGAAGACGAACTGCGCGACCTGCTGGCATCCAGTCTGGACAGCGGCGCCATCGGGCTGAAACTGCTGGGCGGTCACTTCCCCCTGACGCCGGACGCCTCAGCGGCGACGATCAAGGTCGCGGCGGAAGCCGGCGCCTATGTCGCCTTTCACGCCGGCACGCTGGAGTCGGGCTCGCACATCGACGGAATGCTGGAAGCCTGCGCATTGGCCGCCGGAAATCCGCTGCACTTGCCGCATATCAACAGCTATACGCGCGGCCAGAAGCGCGACGCCATGGCCGAGGGCGAGCTTGCACTGACGACGCTGTTGCAGCATCCGAACATCTGGTCGGAGTCCTATCTCTCGCCCATCAACGCCACCAGCGCGAAATGCAGCAATGGCGCCCCGGAAAGCCTGACCACGCGGACCTGGCTCGAAAAGGGAGGCTATGCGCCCGACGAAGCGGGACTGGAGACCGCCCTGCGCAACGGCTGGGCCCAGCTGAACCTGGAGACAGACGACGCCGTCGTGCTGGCCACAGGCGACGATGCGGTCGCGGCCTGGCGCGCCGCAGACACCAAACTCGGCGTCAGTTTCGCCGTCAATCCCAGCGAACCGCGTCTGAGACTGGCCACCGCCCGCGACCCGGACCGCGGTTTCGTGGTCGATGCGCTGGCCACGGACGGCGGCGGCATTCCTCGCAACGTCATCATCGACATGGGCCTGTCGCTGGTTCGCCTTGAAGCCATCAGCATCGACGATTTCGTGATCAAATCCAGCGCCACACCCGCCCGGATTCTGGGCTTGCCGGACAAGGGCCATCTCGGGGCCGGCGCCGATGCCGACATCACGATCATCGATTTCGACCGCCAGCGTCCGGTGTCCAGTTTCGTCGGCGGCGAGCCGGTCCTTCTCGACGGCAAGATCGTCGGAAAGGGCACCCGCCTGATAACGACGCCCCGGGGCCGGAAGGTCGTGAGCGAACGCGGCATTGAAGGGCCGATCGTCCCGCTCGGCACGATGCTCCCGAAAAGAAGGACGGCAACCGCATGA
- a CDS encoding alpha/beta hydrolase gives MTSGYTSTLERPDGGVLTYDVVGDGPPLVLISGLGGTSAFWKPFSAHLSDRFTVLSFDQPGIARSRRGKAACTIAQFANDVLALMDHVFPGQTATVMGHSMGGAVAQTLAATQPARIARLILSGTWLETDAYMRAQFEFRRALLDRAPELHAGFQRLLSRSPDRDGTGVGAGAWDGLIEPNHGMTAAAVATYNERVAAILDFSGKTLAPRLTMPCLVLGVRDDQVVPFHHQRDVHAAIPGSTLSTLDYGGHFYPNARPDATAGLVLEWLDSL, from the coding sequence ATGACATCCGGTTATACCTCGACACTCGAACGGCCCGACGGCGGCGTCCTGACCTATGACGTGGTCGGCGACGGACCGCCGCTGGTGCTGATTTCCGGACTTGGCGGCACCTCGGCATTCTGGAAGCCGTTCTCGGCCCATTTGTCGGATCGGTTCACGGTACTCAGTTTCGACCAGCCGGGCATTGCACGAAGCAGGCGCGGCAAGGCGGCATGCACCATCGCGCAGTTCGCCAACGATGTACTGGCCCTGATGGACCATGTATTTCCCGGCCAGACCGCGACCGTCATGGGCCACTCCATGGGCGGCGCCGTCGCGCAGACTCTGGCCGCAACCCAACCGGCCCGGATCGCCAGGCTGATCCTCAGCGGCACCTGGCTGGAAACCGACGCCTATATGCGAGCCCAGTTCGAGTTCCGACGCGCCCTGCTCGACCGGGCGCCGGAACTGCATGCCGGATTTCAACGCCTGCTTTCCCGCTCTCCCGACCGCGATGGAACCGGCGTCGGGGCCGGCGCCTGGGACGGGTTGATCGAGCCGAACCACGGCATGACCGCCGCCGCCGTCGCGACCTATAACGAGCGCGTCGCGGCCATACTGGACTTTTCCGGCAAGACCCTGGCGCCACGCCTGACGATGCCATGCCTCGTTCTGGGGGTTCGCGACGATCAGGTCGTGCCGTTCCATCACCAGCGCGACGTGCATGCCGCCATCCCCGGCAGCACACTGTCAACGCTGGATTATGGCGGGCACTTCTATCCCAACGCCCGGCCCGACGCGACAGCCGGACTGGTGCTGGAGTGGCTGGATAGTCTCTGA
- a CDS encoding substrate-binding domain-containing protein, with amino-acid sequence MPAVTIRDVAAEAGVAIATVSRVVHGHPQVGPGLRARVEKAMADLGYQPDATAQAMRTRSTRTIACAVRDSSIPEFATFTRAAEAVMRDAGYTLMLANTDEDTAQELDLIKVLGRRRVDGLLMTRSDDSDPAVGAALAKLGIPVVYIDRDAEHGADSVVLDHAAGMRAAIDHLVDGGHRRIALVTGRPSMRPARQRLAAYEASLADHGLPIDRTLIAADSFYADQSLHRVLGMLDATPPPTAIIAGGMALLPAVLRGVRQRGLQVGRDVAVVAGCDSELAELATPSVTAIRWNVPAWGRRAAELLLETLSSSQRRTGPGREIVLPTELVVRESSGDGQSPI; translated from the coding sequence TTGCCGGCCGTAACGATCCGGGATGTCGCGGCCGAGGCCGGGGTCGCGATTGCCACGGTCTCGCGCGTCGTCCACGGCCACCCTCAGGTCGGGCCTGGTTTGCGGGCGCGGGTGGAAAAGGCGATGGCCGATCTCGGTTATCAGCCCGACGCCACGGCGCAGGCGATGCGCACCCGTTCGACCCGGACGATCGCCTGTGCCGTCCGCGACAGCTCGATCCCGGAATTCGCCACCTTTACCCGTGCGGCCGAAGCGGTCATGCGCGACGCCGGGTACACACTGATGCTGGCGAACACCGACGAGGACACCGCCCAGGAACTCGATCTGATCAAGGTGCTGGGCCGCCGGCGGGTCGACGGATTGCTGATGACGCGCAGCGACGATAGCGACCCGGCGGTCGGCGCGGCGCTGGCGAAACTCGGCATTCCGGTGGTCTATATCGACCGCGACGCCGAACACGGGGCGGATTCCGTGGTGCTCGACCATGCCGCCGGGATGCGTGCGGCTATCGACCATCTGGTAGACGGCGGGCATCGCCGCATCGCGCTGGTCACGGGCCGTCCGTCGATGCGCCCGGCCCGCCAGCGGTTGGCCGCGTACGAGGCATCGCTGGCCGACCATGGCTTGCCGATCGATCGAACACTGATCGCGGCGGACAGCTTCTATGCCGACCAGTCGCTCCACCGCGTCCTTGGCATGCTGGATGCCACTCCACCGCCAACCGCGATCATCGCCGGCGGCATGGCGTTGCTGCCGGCCGTGCTGCGCGGTGTGCGCCAACGCGGGTTGCAGGTCGGGCGGGATGTCGCCGTGGTCGCCGGCTGCGATTCCGAACTGGCCGAACTGGCGACACCGTCGGTAACCGCGATCCGCTGGAATGTTCCGGCCTGGGGGCGCCGGGCGGCCGAACTGCTGCTTGAGACGCTGTCATCATCGCAGCGACGCACCGGTCCGGGCCGTGAAATCGTATTGCCGACGGAACTGGTGGTTCGCGAGTCTTCCGGCGATGGGCAATCCCCGATCTGA
- a CDS encoding MmgE/PrpD family protein yields MGGLTQDIAAFVSALDPADLPDRCIETASTGMTDCVGVMIAGCDETAVGLVGATVQEGSGDDVAPAIPSGRRLAPADAALVNGVAGHVLDFDDVGIDGHTSVVLTPAILAEGWHLNASGGDALAAYAAGYEAWALLDELEPGHLHDRGFHPTAVTGTLAVAAACARLHRLSAEQTADAIAIAASLASGVVANFGTMTKSLHAGRAAQSGVIAARLAASGFTGSPDVLEHRTGFMRAHSASGNPDVERGDWQLGKTWRMLREGINVKRYPICYATHRSIDAMLALVESHSLTPADVSEVMVHMGTTARLMLRNHSPKTGLEAKFSLEFAMASSLVAGRVGLAELTDEFVSRGDVVDAMKKVTCTTTDETMVSMPFAPADTVSVRLTDGSVIAHPPVAHARGSWDNPLTRAELQAKFRDCCRGRLPDDQAETAFARLIDLKDVASLRDLPLTAS; encoded by the coding sequence ATGGGCGGTTTGACACAAGACATCGCGGCCTTCGTCTCGGCGCTCGATCCGGCCGATCTGCCGGACCGCTGTATCGAGACCGCCAGCACCGGTATGACCGATTGCGTCGGCGTCATGATCGCCGGTTGCGACGAGACCGCTGTGGGTCTGGTCGGCGCCACGGTCCAGGAAGGGTCCGGCGACGATGTTGCCCCGGCCATCCCGTCGGGGCGGCGGCTGGCGCCGGCGGATGCCGCACTTGTGAACGGGGTCGCGGGTCATGTCCTCGACTTCGACGATGTCGGCATCGATGGGCATACCAGTGTCGTCCTGACACCGGCGATCCTGGCCGAGGGTTGGCATCTGAACGCCAGTGGCGGCGACGCGCTGGCCGCCTATGCGGCCGGTTACGAAGCCTGGGCGCTGCTGGACGAGCTGGAACCCGGCCATCTGCACGATCGCGGATTTCATCCCACGGCGGTGACCGGCACCCTGGCTGTGGCGGCGGCGTGTGCCCGCCTGCACCGGCTGTCGGCGGAACAAACGGCGGATGCCATTGCCATCGCGGCGTCGCTGGCATCGGGTGTGGTGGCCAATTTCGGGACCATGACCAAGTCGCTGCATGCCGGCCGGGCGGCGCAGTCCGGGGTCATCGCCGCGCGGCTGGCGGCGTCGGGCTTTACCGGATCGCCGGATGTGCTGGAACATCGCACCGGCTTCATGCGGGCGCATTCCGCCAGCGGCAATCCGGATGTCGAGCGGGGCGATTGGCAGCTGGGCAAGACCTGGCGCATGCTGCGCGAGGGCATCAACGTCAAACGCTATCCGATCTGCTATGCCACCCATCGGTCGATCGATGCCATGCTGGCGCTGGTCGAAAGCCACTCCCTGACACCGGCCGACGTGTCGGAGGTGATGGTGCATATGGGAACGACCGCGCGGCTGATGCTGCGCAACCATTCCCCCAAAACCGGGCTGGAAGCGAAGTTCTCGCTGGAATTCGCCATGGCGTCGTCGCTGGTCGCCGGCCGGGTCGGGCTGGCCGAACTGACCGACGAATTCGTCAGCCGTGGCGATGTTGTCGACGCGATGAAGAAGGTCACCTGTACGACGACCGACGAGACCATGGTCAGCATGCCGTTTGCGCCGGCGGATACGGTCAGTGTCCGCCTGACTGACGGCAGTGTGATCGCGCATCCGCCGGTCGCCCACGCCCGTGGAAGCTGGGACAACCCGCTGACGCGCGCGGAATTGCAGGCGAAGTTCCGGGATTGCTGCCGGGGCCGCCTGCCGGACGATCAGGCGGAAACAGCCTTTGCCCGGCTGATCGATCTGAAGGATGTCGCATCGCTGCGCGACCTGCCGCTGACGGCGTCATGA
- a CDS encoding acyl-CoA dehydrogenase family protein, with translation MTNTQKRGTADGVSVELGEDYAELRESVRRICAQYPATYWRDLDDRRGYPTEFVDELTRGGFLAALIPEAYGGAGLPLRAAAVILEEINASGCTASPAHAQMYIMGTLLRHGSEAQKQAYLPSIASGDLRLQAFAVTEPNTGSDTTKLKTRAERRGDVYVINGQKVWTSRALHSDMMLLLARTTPLEEVRRKTEGLSVFLVDMREAVGKGMRIEPIKAMINHNTTEIFFDDLEIPADSLIGEEGKGFGYILDGMNAERILVATEALGDGRWLLNKATEYAGSREVFGRPIGANQGIQFPLARCHAELQAADMMCRRAAGLFQAGADCGADANIAKLLASEAAWNAAEAAMQTFGGFAFAQEYDIERKWRETRLYQTAPISTNMVLAYVGTKVLGLPRSY, from the coding sequence ATGACGAATACCCAAAAGCGTGGAACGGCCGACGGCGTGTCGGTCGAGCTGGGCGAGGATTATGCCGAACTGCGCGAGTCCGTCCGGCGGATCTGCGCGCAGTATCCGGCGACCTACTGGCGCGATCTCGACGACCGGCGGGGGTATCCCACCGAATTCGTCGATGAACTGACCAGGGGCGGGTTTCTGGCCGCTCTGATACCGGAAGCCTATGGCGGCGCGGGGCTGCCGCTGCGGGCCGCCGCCGTGATCCTGGAAGAAATCAATGCCAGCGGCTGCACCGCCAGCCCGGCTCATGCCCAGATGTATATCATGGGCACGCTGCTGCGCCACGGCAGCGAGGCGCAAAAACAGGCCTATTTGCCGTCGATCGCGTCGGGCGACCTTCGTCTGCAGGCCTTTGCGGTGACCGAGCCAAACACCGGGTCGGACACGACCAAGCTGAAGACACGCGCCGAGCGGCGGGGCGATGTCTATGTCATCAACGGCCAGAAGGTGTGGACGTCACGCGCGCTTCATTCCGACATGATGCTGCTGCTCGCCCGCACGACGCCGTTGGAAGAGGTGCGCCGCAAGACCGAGGGGCTGTCGGTCTTCCTGGTCGACATGCGCGAAGCCGTTGGCAAGGGCATGCGCATCGAGCCCATCAAGGCGATGATCAATCACAACACGACCGAGATCTTCTTCGACGATCTGGAGATACCGGCGGACAGCCTGATCGGTGAAGAGGGCAAGGGGTTCGGCTATATTCTCGACGGCATGAATGCCGAGCGCATTCTGGTCGCCACCGAAGCCCTGGGCGACGGCCGCTGGCTGCTGAACAAGGCCACGGAATATGCCGGCAGCCGCGAGGTTTTCGGCCGCCCGATCGGCGCCAATCAGGGCATTCAGTTTCCGCTTGCCCGCTGCCACGCCGAATTGCAGGCGGCCGACATGATGTGCCGCCGGGCCGCCGGGCTGTTCCAGGCCGGCGCGGATTGCGGTGCGGACGCCAACATCGCCAAGCTGCTGGCATCCGAGGCCGCGTGGAACGCCGCCGAGGCCGCGATGCAGACCTTTGGCGGTTTCGCCTTTGCCCAGGAATACGATATCGAACGCAAATGGCGCGAGACACGCCTCTATCAGACCGCGCCGATCTCGACCAACATGGTGCTTGCCTATGTCGGCACCAAGGTTCTGGGCCTGCCACGCTCGTACTGA
- a CDS encoding hydroxymethylglutaryl-CoA lyase has product MTEKAYIREVGLRDGLQLVKDFVATDRKLAWCRASVAAGIQEAEITSFVPAKIVPQFADAEDVAKGALALDEARNGSFVPAALVPNLKGAERAMALGMPKINYVMSVSEEHNLANVRRSVADSVEDFGRIVSLRDQQAAGSVRVAAGIATAFGCTISGAVSEKRVLKLAETLLEMGADELIVADTVGYGNPAQVRRILGAIVKVAGSVPVAAHFHDTRGLGLANVVGALDAGVRRFDASLGGLGGCPFAPGATGNINTEDCAFLLESMGFDTGLDIEALVSWRREVETWLPGERFAGAMERAGLPKSFRQPIDLVA; this is encoded by the coding sequence ATGACGGAAAAAGCCTATATCCGCGAAGTGGGGCTGCGCGACGGCCTGCAACTCGTCAAGGACTTCGTGGCGACTGACAGGAAGCTGGCCTGGTGCCGGGCCTCGGTCGCCGCCGGCATCCAGGAGGCGGAGATCACGTCCTTCGTGCCGGCGAAGATCGTCCCGCAATTCGCCGATGCCGAAGACGTGGCCAAGGGCGCGCTGGCGTTGGACGAGGCCAGAAACGGCAGCTTCGTTCCGGCCGCTCTGGTGCCGAATCTGAAGGGGGCGGAGCGGGCGATGGCGCTTGGCATGCCCAAGATCAACTATGTCATGTCGGTCAGCGAAGAGCATAACCTCGCCAATGTTCGGCGCAGCGTGGCGGACTCGGTGGAGGATTTCGGCCGCATCGTAAGTCTGCGTGATCAGCAGGCTGCCGGCAGCGTTCGCGTCGCCGCCGGCATCGCCACGGCGTTCGGCTGCACGATCTCCGGCGCGGTATCGGAAAAGCGGGTGCTGAAGCTGGCCGAGACGCTGCTGGAGATGGGAGCCGACGAACTGATCGTGGCCGATACCGTCGGTTATGGCAATCCGGCCCAGGTGCGGCGCATTCTCGGTGCCATCGTCAAGGTCGCCGGGTCGGTCCCTGTGGCCGCGCATTTCCACGACACGCGCGGGCTGGGGCTGGCCAATGTCGTCGGCGCGCTGGATGCCGGCGTGCGCCGGTTCGATGCCTCGCTTGGCGGATTGGGCGGCTGTCCGTTTGCGCCGGGCGCGACCGGCAACATCAACACCGAAGATTGCGCCTTCCTTCTGGAATCCATGGGCTTCGACACCGGTCTCGATATCGAGGCACTGGTTTCGTGGCGGCGCGAGGTCGAGACATGGCTGCCGGGCGAGCGGTTCGCCGGGGCCATGGAGCGTGCCGGCCTGCCGAAATCCTTTCGCCAGCCGATCGATCTGGTGGCTTGA
- a CDS encoding enoyl-CoA hydratase-related protein, translating into MTLPATLIDTAFETLTLDSPAEYVLRVTLNRPQAANAMNTQMGHDLTAVFERLSVDVEGYRCVILTGAGEKAFCAGGDLKERKGMSDETWGAQHLVFERMVRALIGCPLPLIGAVNGAAYGGGCEIAAAMDFVYAADTARFALTEVTLGIIPGAGGTQNLPRAVGQRRAMEIILTGTPFTAAEAKEWGLVNTVSAPADLANDVVATAARIAGNAPVSIRQAKQAIRRGMQMSLADGLAFEIEAYNRTVPTKDRQEGILAFNEKRKPVFRGN; encoded by the coding sequence GTGACTCTCCCCGCGACTTTGATTGATACAGCGTTCGAAACGCTGACCCTGGATTCCCCCGCCGAATACGTGTTGCGCGTGACCCTGAACCGTCCCCAGGCCGCCAATGCCATGAACACGCAGATGGGCCACGACCTGACCGCCGTGTTCGAAAGGCTGTCGGTTGATGTCGAGGGCTATCGCTGTGTGATCCTGACCGGCGCTGGCGAGAAGGCGTTTTGCGCCGGCGGCGACCTGAAAGAACGCAAGGGCATGTCGGACGAAACCTGGGGCGCGCAGCACCTGGTTTTCGAACGCATGGTGCGGGCGCTGATCGGATGTCCGCTGCCGCTGATCGGGGCGGTCAACGGCGCGGCCTATGGCGGCGGCTGCGAGATCGCGGCGGCCATGGACTTTGTCTATGCCGCCGATACGGCCCGTTTCGCGCTGACCGAGGTGACGCTGGGGATCATTCCCGGTGCCGGGGGCACGCAGAACCTGCCGCGCGCTGTCGGTCAACGCCGCGCGATGGAGATCATTCTGACCGGCACGCCCTTTACCGCCGCCGAGGCAAAGGAATGGGGGCTGGTCAATACCGTGTCGGCACCGGCCGATCTGGCAAACGACGTTGTCGCGACTGCTGCGCGCATCGCCGGCAATGCGCCGGTATCGATCCGTCAGGCCAAACAGGCGATCCGCAGGGGTATGCAAATGTCGCTTGCCGACGGTCTGGCCTTCGAGATCGAGGCCTATAACCGCACGGTGCCGACGAAGGATCGCCAGGAAGGCATTCTGGCCTTCAACGAAAAGCGCAAGCCGGTCTTCCGGGGCAATTAA